One window of the Oncorhynchus clarkii lewisi isolate Uvic-CL-2024 chromosome 19, UVic_Ocla_1.0, whole genome shotgun sequence genome contains the following:
- the LOC139375385 gene encoding lysine-specific histone demethylase 1A isoform X5 — protein sequence MLSSKKSDAGTSSSASSSSSSAAGGAERAPEAQATALAGAPASAPGPMEIKKKERASPSGEPGGPPLPHPPGLGGVDPDTAEGRRTSRRKRSKQVEYREMDESLANLSEDEYYSEEERNAKAEKERKQVIPPPAPPVEEEPDSEPEEPSGECVEGAAFQSRLPHDRMTSQEAACFPDIISGPQQTQKVFLYIRNRTLQLWLDNPKIQLTFEATAQQLEAPYNSDTVLVHRIHSYLERHGLINFGIYKRVKPLPTKKTGKVIIIGGGVSGLAAARQLQSFGMDVTVLEARDRVGGRVATFRKGNYVADLGAMVVTGLGGNPMAVVSKQVNMELAKIKQKCPLYEANGQAGERCTSVPKEKDEMVEQEFNRLLEATSYLSHQLDFNFLNNKPVSLGQALEVVIQLQEKHVKDEQIEHWKKIVKTQEDLKELLNKMVGTKERVKELHQQHKEASEVKPPRDITAEFLVKSKHRDLTALCKEYDELVESQVKLEEKLQELEANPPSDVYLSSRDRQILDWHFANLEFANATPLSTLSLKHWDQDDDFEFTGSHLTVRNGYSCVPVALAEGLDIKLNTAVRQVRYTASGCEVIAVNTRSTTQTFIYKCDAVLCTLPLGVMKQQPPAVQFVPPLPEWKTAAIQRMGFGNLNKVVLCFDRVFWDPSVNLFGHVGSTTASRGELFLFWNLYKAPILLALMAGEAAGIMENISDDVIVGRCLAILKGIFGSSAVPQPKETVVTRWRADPWARGSYSYVAAGSSGNDYDLMAQPITPGPAIPGASQPVPRLFFAGEHTIRNYPATVHGALLSGLREAGRIADQFLGAMYTLPRQATPTAAPQPSPSV from the exons ATGCTGTCGAGTAAGAAGTCGGATGCAGGTACCTCTTCTTCCgcatcttcttcctcctcctcggcGGCAGGGGGAGCTGAACGGGCCCCTGAAGCCCAGGCTACTGCCCTGGCTGGGGCCCCTGCTTCAGCACCAGGCCCCATGGAGATCAAGAAGAAAGAGCGGGCCTCCCCAAGCGGGGAGCCTGGCGGACCCCCGCTGCCCCACCCTCCCGGCCTCGGGGGTGTGGACCCGGACACGGCCGAGGGCCGCAGGACAAGCCGTCGCAAGCGATCAAAA CAGGTGGAGTACCGCGAGATGGACGAAAGCCTGGCCAATCTGTCTGAGGACGAATACTACTCGGAGGAGGAGCGCAACGCCAaggcagaaaaagagagaaagcagGTGATCCCACCGCCGGCTCCGCCCGTGGAGGAGGAGCCGGACAGCGAGCCTGAGGAGCCTTCTGGTGAGT GCGTGGAGGGAGCTGCGTTCCAGAGCCGCCTCCCACATGACCGCATGACCTCCCAGGAGGCCGCCTGCTTCCCGGACATCATCAGCGGGCCCCAGCAGACGCAGAAAGTGTTCCTGTACATCCGCAACCGCACA CTCCAACTTTGGCTCGATAACCCGAAAATCCAGCTGACCTTCGAAGCCACAGCACAGCAACTTGAAGCGCCATACAACAGTGATACAGTGCTGGTGCACAGGATACACAGTTACCTGGAGAGACACGGCCTCATCAACTTTGGCATCTACAAGAGAGTCAAGCCTTTACCAA CGAAGAAGACGGGGAAGGTAATCATCATCGGAGGGGGTGTGTCTGGGCTGGCAGCCGCGCGGCAGCTGCAGAGCTTCGGCATGGACGTGACCGTACTGGAGGCCAGG GACCGCGTTGGGGGGAGAGTGGCCACCTTCCGGAAGGGCAACTATGTGGCTGATCTGGGGGCCATGGTGGTGACAGGACTGG GAGGGAATCCCATGGCAGTGGTCAGTAAGCAGGTCAACATGGAGCTGGCCAAGATTAAACAGAAGTGCCCTCTGTACGAAGCAAACGGTCAAGCT GGCGAACGATGCACAAGT GTGCCCAAGGAGAAGGATGAGATGGTGGAGCAGGAGTTTAACCGTCTGCTGGAGGCCACCTCCTACCTCAGCCACCAGCTGGACTTCAACTTCCTTAACAACAAGCCTGTGTCTCTGGGACAGGCCCTGGAGGTGGTCATTCA GTTGCAGGAGAAACATGTGAAAGATGAGCAGATAGAACACTGGAAGAAGATAGTCAAGACCCAAGAGGATCTCAAGGAGCTGTTGAACAAG ATGGTGGGTACCAAGGAGAGGGTCAAAGAGCTGCATCAGCAGCACAAGGAGGCCAGCGAGGTCAAGCCCCCCAGAGACATCACCGCTGAGTTCCTGGTCAAGAGCAAGCACCGCGACCTGACCGCACTCTGCAAG GAGTATGATGAGCTGGTGGAGTCGCAGGTCAAACTGGAGGAGAAGCTCCAGGAGCTAGAGGCCAACCCACCCAG TGACGTGTACCTGTCGTCCCGGGACAGACAGATCCTCGACTGGCACTTTGCCAACCTGGAGTTCGCCAACGCCAcacccctctccaccctctcgcTCAAGCACTGGGACCAG GACGACGACTTTGAGTTCACAGGCAGCCACCTGACAGTGAGGAACGGCTACTCCTGTGTCCCCGTGGCTCTGGCCGAGGGCCTGGACATCAAACTGAACACTGCAGTACGGCAGGTTCGGTACACAGCCTCTG GCTGTGAGGTGATAGCAGTCAACACGCGCTCCACCACCCAGACGTTCATATACAAGTGTGACGCGGTGCTGTGCACCCTACCCCTGGGTGTCATGAAACAACAGCCCCCCGCCGTGCAGTTTGTCCCCCCCCTGCCCGAGTGGAAGACCGCAGCTATCCAGAGGATGGGCTTTGGAAACCTCAACAAG GTGGTGCTGTGTTTTGACCGTGTGTTCTGGGACCCCAGTGTGAACCTGTTTGGCCATGTGGGCAGCACTACAGCCAGCAGGGGAGAACTCTTCCTCTTCTGGAACCTTTACAAAG cccCCATACTGCTGGCGCTGATGGCCGGAGAGGCGGCCGGCATCATGGAGAACATCAGCGACGACGTCATTGTCGGACGCTGCCTCGCCATCCTCAAAGGTATCTTCGGTAGCAGCGCAGTACCTCAG CCCAAGGAAACGGTGGTGACGCGTTGGCGTGCCGACCCCTGGGCACGGGGCTCCTACTCGTACGTGGCGGCCGGTTCCTCCGGTAACGACTATGACCTCATGGCCCAGCCCATCACCCCCGGTCCCGCCATCCCCGGAGCGTCACAG CCCGTCCCACGACTGTTCTTCGCCGGCGAGCACACGATCCGCAACTACCCGGCCACGGTGCACGGCGCTTTGCTCAGCGGCCTGCGAGAGGCGGGACGCATCGCCGACCAGTTCCTGGGAGCCATGTACACCCTCCCCCGACAAGCCACGCCGACTGCCGCCCCTCAGCCCTCCCCCAGTGTCTAG